One segment of Mastomys coucha isolate ucsf_1 unplaced genomic scaffold, UCSF_Mcou_1 pScaffold23, whole genome shotgun sequence DNA contains the following:
- the Tmem45b gene encoding transmembrane protein 45B, which translates to MANFKGHALPGSFFLIIGLWWSVKYPLKYFHQKGLKKNKLSQQQQRIEIIEGAVKTVFAIIGILAEQFVPDGPHLHLYHENQWTKLMNWQHSTMYLFFGISGIIDMLTYLYFNIVPLGLDRMVLAMAIFIEGFLFYFHVHNRPPLDQHIHSLLLFGLFGATISVSLEVILRDNIVLELFRTSLLIFQGTWFWQIGFVLFPPFGTPEWDQTDMDNIMFITMCFCWHYFVALCITAINYSLVYCFLTRVKRHIQGEIIGIQKLKSDHTYQSTLLSGSDEE; encoded by the exons ATGGCAAACTTCAAGGGCCATGCTCTCCCAGGGAGCTTCTTTCTAATAATTGGGCTGTGGTGGTCAGTGAAGTACCCACTGAAATACTTTCACCAAAAGGGCTTGAAGAAGAACAAACtaagccagcagcagcagcgtaTCGAGATCATTGAAGGTGCAGTGAAGACTGTGTTTGCAATCATTG GAATCCTGGCAGAGCAGTTTGTTCCAGATGGACCTCACCTGCACCTCTACCATGAAAACCAATGGACCAAGCTGATGAATTGGCAGCACAGCACCATGTACCTATTCTTTGGAATCTCAGGAATCATCGACATGCTCACCTACCTTTACTTCAACATTGTGCCCCTGGGGTTAGACAGAATGGTTTTGGCTATGGCCATATTCATTGAAG GTTTTCTCTTCTACTTCCACGTTCACAACCGACCTCCACTAGACCAGCACATCCACTCACTCCTGCTGTTCGGTTTGTTTGGAGCGACTATCAGTGTCTCTCTGGAGGTTATCCTTCGGGATAATATTGTGCTGGAGCTTTTCCGAACCAGTCTCCTTATTTTTCAGGGAACCTGGTTCTGGCAG ATTGGATTCGTCCTGTTCCCGCCATTTGGAACGCCAGAATGGGACCAGACGGACATGGACAACATCATGTTCATCACCATGTGCTTCTGCTGGCACTATTTTGTTGCTCTTTGCATCACGGCCATCAACTACTCCCTTGTATACTG CTTTCTGACTCGGGTGAAGAGACACATACAAGGAGAAATCATTGGAATTCAGAAGCTGAAGTCTGATCACACGTACCAGTCAACCCTTTTGAGTGGGTCGGATGAAGAGTGA